Proteins found in one Kineococcus endophyticus genomic segment:
- the recD gene encoding exodeoxyribonuclease V subunit alpha, whose protein sequence is MTTTTTTTTTVVDEPDRSASLARSATGLLGEVNGLGLLHAADVHVARRLGAVAGEDDERVLLAVALAVRAVRHGSVVLRLSAVGDLVPEDADDSGAVAPVAVPWPELESWREAVRRSPLTVEHGPGEDPDEGGPTAPLHLVGDGLWLDRYWRQELAVARDLRDRSRTVAPYDPAAVEAVLGRLWPGDPADDQRAAAAVCLSHGVSVLAGGPGTGKTTTVARLLAAVHALSDGPARVALAAPTGKAAARLTEAVVSAADEGAFTDAERTFLRAAAASTLHRLLGIRPGSVRARFDAEHRLPHDVVIVDEASMVGLGVMARLLSALRPGARLVLVGDPQQLASVEVGAVLADLVAPATSSPQAAPHGVARLTRTHRYAAGGGIAAVAQAVREARSADVVDLLRAGGPDVEFLEVPDGELVAGAALEVVRADVVVRSRGVVEAARAGDAATALTALDTHRLLCAHRRGTRGVAHWSALAQRWAVEELGVLPRPDGRYVGLPVIVTANDAAVGVFNGDTGVVLEEDGVLVAALSRGSGPLRVPLARLASVEPVHAMTVHRSQGSQFDTVTVLAAPETSPLATREMFYTALTRARSRVRVVGSARAVAAAVERPLARATGLAERLRA, encoded by the coding sequence GTGACCACCACGACCACCACGACCACCACCGTCGTCGACGAACCCGACCGCTCGGCCTCCCTCGCCCGCTCGGCCACGGGCCTGCTGGGCGAGGTCAACGGGCTCGGTCTGCTGCACGCCGCCGACGTCCACGTCGCCCGTCGGCTGGGCGCGGTGGCGGGGGAGGACGACGAGCGCGTCCTGCTGGCCGTCGCGCTCGCGGTCCGTGCCGTGCGGCACGGGTCGGTCGTCCTGCGCCTGTCGGCGGTGGGCGACCTCGTCCCCGAGGACGCCGACGACTCCGGCGCCGTCGCGCCGGTGGCCGTGCCGTGGCCGGAGCTGGAGTCCTGGCGGGAAGCCGTGCGCCGCAGCCCCCTGACCGTCGAGCACGGGCCGGGGGAGGACCCGGACGAGGGCGGACCGACGGCACCCCTGCACCTCGTCGGCGACGGGCTGTGGCTGGACCGGTACTGGCGGCAGGAGCTCGCCGTCGCCCGGGACCTGCGCGACCGCAGCCGCACCGTCGCGCCGTACGACCCGGCGGCGGTGGAGGCGGTCCTGGGGCGCCTGTGGCCCGGCGACCCCGCCGACGACCAGCGCGCCGCGGCCGCGGTGTGCCTCTCGCACGGTGTCTCGGTCCTGGCCGGCGGTCCGGGGACGGGCAAGACGACGACGGTGGCCCGGCTGCTGGCCGCCGTGCACGCGTTGTCCGACGGACCGGCCCGGGTGGCGCTGGCGGCCCCGACGGGCAAGGCCGCCGCCCGTCTGACGGAGGCCGTCGTCTCCGCGGCCGACGAGGGGGCGTTCACCGACGCCGAGCGCACCTTCCTGCGCGCGGCCGCCGCCTCGACGCTGCACCGGCTGCTCGGCATCCGGCCCGGGTCGGTCCGCGCCCGGTTCGACGCCGAGCACCGTCTCCCGCACGACGTCGTCATCGTCGACGAGGCGTCGATGGTCGGGCTCGGCGTCATGGCCCGGCTGCTGTCGGCGTTGCGTCCCGGCGCGCGGCTCGTCCTCGTCGGGGATCCGCAGCAGCTCGCCTCGGTGGAGGTGGGGGCCGTCCTGGCCGACCTCGTCGCCCCGGCCACGTCCTCGCCGCAGGCGGCCCCGCACGGGGTGGCCCGGCTGACGCGGACCCACCGCTACGCCGCCGGTGGGGGGATCGCCGCCGTCGCGCAGGCCGTGCGGGAGGCGCGGTCGGCCGACGTCGTGGACCTGCTGCGGGCCGGCGGCCCCGACGTGGAGTTCCTCGAGGTCCCCGACGGCGAGCTCGTCGCCGGCGCCGCGCTCGAGGTCGTGCGCGCCGACGTGGTCGTCCGGTCCCGGGGCGTCGTCGAGGCGGCCCGCGCCGGCGACGCCGCGACGGCGCTGACGGCCCTGGACACCCACCGCCTGCTCTGCGCGCACCGGCGCGGGACGCGCGGGGTGGCCCACTGGAGCGCCCTGGCGCAGCGGTGGGCGGTGGAGGAGCTCGGTGTCCTGCCGCGACCGGACGGCCGCTACGTCGGCCTGCCCGTCATCGTCACCGCGAACGACGCCGCCGTCGGGGTGTTCAACGGGGACACCGGGGTGGTCCTGGAGGAGGACGGGGTGCTCGTGGCCGCGCTCTCCCGGGGCTCCGGGCCGCTGCGGGTGCCGTTGGCCCGGCTGGCCTCCGTCGAGCCCGTGCACGCGATGACGGTGCACCGCAGCCAGGGGTCGCAGTTCGACACCGTCACCGTCCTGGCCGCGCCGGAGACGTCCCCGCTGGCCACGCGCGAGATGTTCTACACGGCCCTGACGCGGGCCCGCAGCCGCGTGCGGGTCGTCGGGTCCGCGCGCGCGGTGGCCGCCGCGGTGGAGCGACCCCTGGCGCGCGCGACCGGGCTGGCCGAGCGGCTCAGGGCCTGA
- a CDS encoding UvrD-helicase domain-containing protein — MSAPTVHRTFEVTGPLPAGTTVLEASAGTGKTWTIAGLVTRYVAEGVAAVDELLVVTFGRAATAELRDRVRERLVSTRDALADPATAATSADAVVRHLAAGPEADVAQRRARLSAALAGFDAATVATIHEFCQQVLTSLGTAADVDPTATLVEDVDDLVEEVCDDLYVRFAVRPGGGPPPFSRAVALRIAREAVGRADARIEPRGAAPETPEDLRVRFAQGVRREVAARKRSRRVLGFDDLLTRLRDALTDDVAGPTACDRLRRRYSVVLVDEFQDTDAVQWDVLRTAFHGSCPLVLIGDPKQAIYAFRGADVNSYLEAVGVADETATLGTNFRSDPAVLAGTAALLRGAALGDGRIVVHPVRAHHRTAALVGPAGPDPAPVRLRVLRRDGLPVTARTGVPAVADVRSAVARDTAEQVVGVLSEGLRVHPHREAGGQERDLAAGDVAVLVRTQSQAQLVQEELRRRGVPCVLSRGPSVFSTPAAREWVWLLEAVEQPHRAARVRRTALSSFVGWTAAELDAAGDRATDEVSVALRGWGTVLAERGVSGMFAALNEEQDLPRRLLGVEGGERRLTDLRHIAEVLHAESALNPGGGVSTLLSWLRGRVEDAAGDVDQERSRRLDTDRDAVQIATVHTSKGLEYEVVCVPFGWDSTGGGSKDRLPVAHAPDGPRALHVGGPSAPGYDVFCRAADTEDLGEELRLLYVALTRAVSRLLVWWAPATNTQRGALHRLLMTDDALAVPEKLPLPADDALRTRLQALFPPASPVAVEDVPLRSTPRRWSGPVTPVAELRAARFGAEVDLGWRRTSYSGLTRGVHDAHLPGRAVLSEPEVEVTVDEVDGVELPAAGAGTDDPQGWRSVPSPLADLPAGTGFGTLVHAVLEGFDPAVPDRPAHLAALAREQYAAPLAEPLAAALDPVLRTGLGPLADDRALQDFAVADRLAELDFELPLAGGDDAGPSAGGRLGDLAVLLRRHLPADDPVHAYAGQLTEPALAAEGLRGYLTGSIDAVLRCGSRFLVVDYKTNRLAGPGEELTAWHYRRPALDEAVLAAHYPLQALLYSVALHRFLRWRLAGYDPDEHLGGSLYLFLRGMCGPDVGPGPDGVPPGVWSWKPPAALVVATSDLLAGRTP, encoded by the coding sequence GTGAGCGCGCCGACGGTCCACCGCACCTTCGAGGTGACCGGGCCGCTGCCGGCCGGGACGACCGTCCTGGAGGCCAGCGCGGGCACGGGCAAGACGTGGACGATCGCGGGTCTCGTCACGCGGTACGTGGCCGAGGGGGTCGCCGCGGTCGACGAGCTGCTCGTCGTGACGTTCGGGCGGGCGGCGACGGCCGAGCTGCGCGACCGCGTCCGCGAGCGCCTCGTCAGCACGCGCGACGCGCTGGCGGACCCGGCCACCGCCGCGACCTCGGCCGACGCCGTCGTCCGGCACCTCGCCGCGGGGCCGGAGGCCGACGTCGCGCAGCGGCGGGCGCGGCTGTCGGCGGCGCTGGCGGGCTTCGACGCCGCCACCGTGGCGACCATCCACGAGTTCTGCCAGCAGGTCCTCACGAGCCTGGGCACGGCCGCCGACGTGGACCCGACCGCGACGCTCGTCGAGGACGTCGACGACCTCGTCGAGGAGGTCTGCGACGACCTCTACGTCCGCTTCGCGGTGCGCCCCGGCGGCGGACCGCCCCCGTTCTCCCGGGCCGTCGCGCTGCGCATCGCGCGGGAGGCCGTGGGCCGCGCGGACGCACGCATCGAACCGCGGGGGGCCGCCCCCGAGACACCGGAGGACCTGCGCGTCCGGTTCGCCCAGGGCGTCCGGCGCGAGGTGGCCGCCCGCAAGCGCTCGCGGCGGGTGCTGGGGTTCGACGACCTCCTGACGCGGCTGCGCGACGCGCTGACCGACGATGTCGCCGGGCCCACGGCCTGCGACCGGTTGCGGCGCAGGTACTCCGTGGTCCTGGTCGACGAGTTCCAGGACACCGACGCCGTGCAGTGGGACGTGCTGCGGACGGCGTTCCACGGGTCCTGCCCCCTCGTCCTCATCGGGGACCCGAAGCAGGCCATCTACGCCTTCCGCGGGGCGGACGTGAACAGCTACCTCGAGGCCGTCGGCGTCGCGGACGAGACCGCGACGCTCGGGACGAACTTCCGCAGCGACCCCGCCGTCCTGGCGGGGACGGCGGCGCTGCTGCGCGGCGCCGCGCTCGGCGACGGGCGGATCGTCGTGCACCCCGTGCGGGCCCACCACCGCACGGCCGCGCTCGTCGGTCCCGCGGGGCCCGACCCGGCGCCGGTGCGCCTGCGGGTGCTGCGCCGCGACGGGTTGCCGGTCACGGCCCGCACGGGCGTGCCGGCCGTGGCCGACGTGCGCTCGGCGGTGGCGCGCGACACCGCCGAGCAGGTCGTCGGCGTCCTGTCGGAGGGGCTGCGCGTGCATCCGCACCGGGAGGCCGGCGGGCAGGAGCGCGACCTCGCCGCCGGGGACGTCGCGGTCCTCGTGCGCACCCAGTCCCAGGCCCAGCTCGTCCAGGAGGAGCTGCGCCGCCGCGGGGTGCCGTGCGTGCTCTCGCGCGGGCCGAGCGTCTTCTCCACTCCCGCGGCGCGGGAGTGGGTGTGGCTGCTGGAGGCCGTCGAGCAGCCGCACCGCGCGGCGCGGGTCCGGCGCACGGCGCTGTCCTCCTTCGTCGGCTGGACCGCGGCCGAGCTCGACGCAGCCGGGGACCGCGCGACCGACGAGGTGTCCGTCGCACTGCGCGGCTGGGGCACGGTGCTCGCCGAGCGCGGGGTGTCGGGCATGTTCGCCGCCCTCAACGAGGAGCAGGACCTGCCGCGCCGGCTGCTCGGCGTCGAGGGCGGTGAACGCCGGCTGACCGACCTGAGGCACATCGCCGAGGTCCTGCACGCCGAGTCCGCCCTCAACCCCGGCGGCGGTGTGTCCACCCTGCTGTCCTGGCTGCGCGGGCGCGTCGAGGACGCGGCCGGCGACGTGGACCAGGAGCGCTCGCGGCGCCTGGACACCGACCGGGACGCCGTGCAGATCGCCACGGTCCACACGAGCAAGGGCCTGGAGTACGAGGTCGTCTGCGTCCCGTTCGGGTGGGACTCCACCGGCGGCGGCTCCAAGGACCGGCTGCCCGTGGCCCACGCCCCGGACGGCCCGCGCGCGCTGCACGTCGGGGGGCCCTCGGCCCCCGGGTACGACGTGTTCTGCCGCGCGGCCGACACCGAGGACCTCGGCGAGGAGCTGCGTCTGCTCTACGTCGCGCTCACCCGCGCCGTCTCCCGGCTGCTCGTCTGGTGGGCGCCGGCCACGAACACCCAACGCGGTGCGCTGCACCGGTTGCTCATGACCGACGACGCCCTGGCGGTGCCCGAGAAGCTGCCGCTGCCCGCCGACGACGCCCTCCGCACCCGGCTCCAGGCGCTGTTCCCGCCGGCGTCGCCGGTCGCGGTCGAGGACGTGCCGCTGCGGTCGACGCCGCGGCGCTGGTCCGGACCGGTCACGCCCGTGGCCGAGCTGCGGGCGGCCCGGTTCGGCGCCGAGGTCGACCTGGGGTGGCGGCGCACGTCCTACTCGGGCCTGACGCGGGGCGTCCACGACGCGCACCTGCCCGGCCGGGCGGTGCTGTCCGAACCGGAGGTGGAGGTGACCGTCGACGAGGTCGACGGTGTCGAGCTCCCGGCCGCCGGGGCGGGGACGGACGACCCGCAGGGGTGGCGGTCCGTGCCCTCGCCGCTGGCCGACCTGCCTGCCGGCACGGGGTTCGGGACGCTCGTGCACGCCGTGCTCGAGGGGTTCGACCCGGCCGTCCCCGACCGGCCGGCCCACCTGGCCGCCCTGGCCCGCGAGCAGTACGCCGCCCCGCTGGCCGAACCGCTCGCCGCGGCCCTCGACCCCGTCCTGCGCACCGGGCTCGGGCCGCTGGCCGACGACCGTGCGTTGCAGGACTTCGCGGTGGCCGACCGGTTGGCCGAGCTGGACTTCGAGCTGCCGCTGGCCGGTGGCGACGACGCGGGGCCGTCGGCCGGGGGCCGGCTGGGGGACCTCGCCGTCCTGCTGCGCCGGCACCTGCCCGCCGACGACCCGGTGCACGCCTACGCCGGGCAGCTCACCGAACCGGCCCTGGCCGCCGAGGGCCTGCGCGGCTACCTCACCGGCTCGATCGACGCCGTCCTGCGGTGCGGGTCCCGGTTCCTCGTCGTGGACTACAAGACGAACCGGCTCGCCGGCCCGGGGGAGGAGCTGACCGCCTGGCACTACCGGCGGCCGGCCCTGGACGAGGCCGTCCTGGCGGCGCACTACCCGCTGCAGGCGCTGCTCTACAGCGTTGCGCTGCACCGGTTCCTGCGGTGGCGGCTGGCGGGGTACGACCCGGACGAGCACCTCGGCGGGTCGCTGTACCTGTTCCTGCGCGGCATGTGCGGACCCGACGTCGGGCCCGGGCCGGACGGGGTGCCGCCCGGGGTCTGGTCGTGGAAGCCCCCCGCCGCGCTCGTCGTGGCCACCTCCGACCTGCTCGCCGGGAGGACCCCGTGA
- the recC gene encoding exodeoxyribonuclease V subunit gamma has protein sequence MLHVHRSESATALVAGLADVLRTPAAGADPFAPDVLAVGARGTERWIAQRLAHHLGAGPDGEDGICARVDFSSPARLLDGVVADVVSRIRPDAADAVERWAPDALTWHVLEVFDELAPADGRPGTDAGARFAVLRHHLRAVPGEDVPRVRRTAAAARLAGLFARYGAARPGLLLDWAAGGSDVPDDLRWQPEVFRAVREHVGVPAPAELLDDVCAALRADPALTGLGERFGVFVVTRLAESRLRVLAALADHREVHLFLQHPSPALWAAARRPGSLRRADQGADEGSGPVRHPLLLSLSRDVRELQARLLDAVPELHDVHHPAPAPRPTLLGRLQAALAADEVPAPVPDPDPADRSVQVHSCHGRARQVEVLREVVLGLLDDDPTLQPRDVLVMCPDVEAYAPLVQAVFSTDSHPGGGLRVSVADRSALQTNPLLGLAARLLVLAQSRLTASEVLDLAGTAAVRARFDLDDEDLEQVREWTVDAGVHWGLSAEHRAAWSLGTVAQGSWRAGLDRLLVGVAVGGGAQDELLGEVVPLADVESSRVDLAGRLAELLDRLDAAVARLSGRRGVAAWCEALLDGVLDLADVPADGAWQLAQLRRELGAVAQDAARAGTAEVGLADVAALVAERFAGKPQRANFRTGALTVCTLTPMRSVPHRVVCLLGMDDGAFPRVTNPDADDVLSRDPHLGDRDPRSEDRQVLLDAVCSARDTLVVIYSGRDVRTGAQLPPAVPVGELLDALDAAHPGVRERVVVQHPLQPTDPRNFAEGALGRPGAFSYDRSALAGAATGAAEPAAPQPFLAAGLPPAPAADLDLDQLVQFFQHPAKGFLRQRLDVATATREDEPADALPVELDALAKWSVGDRALAARLRGAGAGDVVRLETARGSLPPGPLGTAVLREVGPLVDRIAGVAAEFDAGPAGASPRSVDVELDLDVPGTGPVRLTGGVRGVRPVRPGGRATGDVAVTTIYSRVKAKQTVRAWIELLSLSAAHPGTDVRAVVVGRGGQGSVALLTLGPVPAAVARGLLVDLLELRAAGLCAPLPLPVDTAMAYAQAAWAGRPAPACRRAATGAWTSDWSFPKEDADEENAGVWGAAAPVDVLLDWTPPTGWPPGAPTTFDAAVQRFWEPLLGAYRMDER, from the coding sequence GTGCTCCACGTCCACCGTTCCGAGAGCGCGACGGCCCTCGTCGCCGGGCTCGCCGACGTCCTGCGGACGCCCGCCGCCGGCGCCGACCCCTTCGCCCCCGACGTGCTCGCGGTCGGCGCGCGTGGCACCGAACGCTGGATCGCGCAGCGGCTGGCCCACCACCTCGGGGCCGGCCCGGACGGGGAGGACGGCATCTGCGCGCGCGTCGACTTCTCCTCCCCGGCCCGGCTCCTCGACGGCGTGGTGGCCGACGTCGTCTCCCGGATCCGTCCCGACGCGGCCGACGCGGTCGAGCGGTGGGCGCCGGACGCCCTGACGTGGCACGTCCTGGAGGTGTTCGACGAGCTCGCCCCCGCCGACGGCCGCCCCGGCACCGACGCGGGGGCGCGGTTCGCGGTGCTGCGCCACCACCTGCGCGCCGTCCCGGGCGAGGACGTGCCGCGCGTGCGCCGGACGGCCGCCGCGGCCCGGCTCGCCGGCCTGTTCGCCCGCTACGGCGCCGCCCGCCCGGGCCTGCTCCTCGACTGGGCCGCAGGTGGTTCCGACGTCCCGGACGACCTGCGCTGGCAGCCCGAGGTGTTCCGGGCCGTGCGCGAGCACGTCGGGGTCCCCGCCCCCGCCGAACTGCTGGACGACGTGTGCGCGGCGCTGCGCGCGGACCCGGCCCTCACCGGCCTGGGGGAGCGCTTCGGCGTCTTCGTCGTGACGCGGCTGGCCGAGTCCCGGTTGCGGGTGCTGGCCGCCCTGGCGGACCACCGCGAGGTGCACCTCTTCCTCCAGCACCCCAGCCCCGCGCTGTGGGCGGCGGCCCGGCGACCCGGCAGCCTGCGCCGCGCCGACCAGGGTGCCGACGAGGGGTCGGGCCCCGTGCGCCACCCGCTGCTGCTCTCGCTCTCCCGCGACGTGCGCGAGCTGCAGGCCCGGCTCTTGGACGCCGTGCCCGAGCTGCACGACGTGCACCACCCGGCCCCCGCGCCGCGGCCCACGCTCCTGGGGCGGCTGCAGGCGGCGCTCGCGGCCGACGAGGTCCCCGCTCCGGTCCCGGACCCGGACCCGGCCGACCGCTCGGTGCAGGTGCACTCCTGCCACGGCCGCGCCCGCCAGGTCGAGGTGCTGCGCGAGGTCGTCCTGGGGCTGCTCGACGACGACCCGACGCTGCAGCCGCGCGACGTGCTCGTCATGTGCCCCGACGTCGAGGCGTACGCGCCGCTCGTGCAGGCCGTCTTCTCCACCGACTCCCACCCCGGCGGCGGGCTGCGCGTCTCCGTCGCCGACCGGTCGGCCCTGCAGACCAACCCGTTGCTCGGGCTCGCCGCGCGGCTGCTCGTGCTCGCCCAGAGCCGGCTCACGGCCAGCGAGGTGCTCGACCTCGCCGGCACCGCGGCCGTCCGCGCCCGCTTCGACCTCGACGACGAGGACCTCGAGCAGGTCCGCGAGTGGACGGTCGACGCGGGCGTGCACTGGGGCCTGTCCGCCGAGCACCGCGCCGCCTGGTCCCTCGGGACGGTGGCCCAGGGGTCGTGGCGCGCCGGGCTGGACCGCCTGCTCGTCGGCGTCGCCGTCGGTGGCGGTGCGCAGGACGAGCTGCTGGGCGAGGTCGTGCCGCTCGCGGACGTCGAGTCCTCCCGCGTGGACCTCGCCGGGCGCCTCGCCGAACTGCTCGACCGCCTCGACGCCGCGGTGGCCCGGTTGTCCGGCAGGCGCGGGGTCGCCGCCTGGTGCGAGGCGCTGCTCGACGGTGTCCTCGACCTCGCCGACGTCCCCGCCGACGGCGCGTGGCAGCTGGCCCAGCTGCGCCGCGAGCTCGGGGCCGTCGCGCAGGACGCAGCACGCGCCGGGACGGCCGAGGTGGGGCTCGCCGACGTCGCCGCCCTCGTCGCCGAGCGCTTCGCCGGCAAGCCCCAGCGCGCCAACTTCCGCACCGGCGCCCTCACGGTCTGCACCCTGACGCCCATGCGCTCGGTGCCGCACCGCGTCGTCTGCCTGCTGGGCATGGACGACGGGGCCTTCCCGCGCGTCACCAACCCCGACGCCGACGACGTCCTCTCGCGCGACCCGCACCTCGGCGACCGGGATCCCCGCAGCGAGGACCGCCAGGTGCTGCTCGACGCCGTCTGCTCGGCCCGGGACACCCTCGTCGTCATCTACTCCGGCCGCGACGTCCGGACGGGGGCGCAGCTGCCGCCGGCCGTGCCCGTCGGGGAGCTGCTCGACGCCCTGGACGCCGCCCACCCCGGGGTGCGCGAGCGCGTCGTCGTCCAGCACCCGCTGCAGCCGACGGACCCGCGCAACTTCGCCGAGGGCGCCCTCGGCCGCCCCGGCGCCTTCAGCTACGACCGCAGCGCCCTGGCCGGCGCCGCCACGGGTGCCGCCGAACCGGCTGCGCCGCAGCCGTTCCTGGCGGCCGGGCTGCCGCCGGCCCCCGCGGCCGACCTCGACCTCGACCAGCTCGTGCAGTTCTTCCAGCACCCGGCCAAGGGCTTCCTGCGCCAGCGCCTCGACGTGGCCACCGCGACGCGCGAGGACGAACCGGCCGACGCACTGCCCGTGGAACTCGACGCGCTCGCCAAGTGGTCGGTCGGTGACCGGGCGCTCGCCGCCCGGCTGCGCGGGGCCGGCGCCGGGGACGTCGTCCGCCTCGAGACCGCCCGCGGGTCCCTGCCGCCGGGTCCGCTCGGGACGGCCGTGCTGCGCGAGGTGGGTCCGCTGGTCGACCGGATCGCCGGTGTGGCCGCCGAGTTCGACGCCGGGCCCGCCGGAGCCTCCCCGCGCAGCGTCGACGTCGAGCTCGACCTCGACGTGCCGGGCACCGGACCGGTCCGCCTGACGGGCGGCGTGCGCGGCGTCCGGCCCGTGCGTCCCGGGGGACGTGCGACCGGCGACGTCGCCGTGACGACGATCTACTCGCGGGTCAAGGCCAAGCAGACGGTCCGCGCCTGGATCGAGCTGCTGTCCCTGTCGGCCGCGCACCCGGGGACGGACGTCCGTGCCGTCGTCGTCGGGCGCGGCGGGCAGGGCAGTGTCGCCCTCCTCACGCTCGGTCCGGTGCCGGCGGCCGTCGCGCGCGGGCTCCTCGTCGACCTCCTGGAGCTGCGGGCCGCGGGGTTGTGCGCGCCCCTGCCCCTGCCCGTCGACACCGCGATGGCCTACGCGCAGGCCGCGTGGGCCGGTCGTCCCGCGCCCGCCTGCCGCCGCGCGGCGACGGGCGCGTGGACCTCGGACTGGTCCTTCCCCAAGGAGGACGCCGACGAGGAGAACGCCGGCGTGTGGGGGGCGGCGGCCCCCGTCGACGTCCTGCTCGACTGGACGCCGCCCACCGGCTGGCCGCCGGGAGCGCCGACGACGTTCGACGCTGCGGTGCAACGGTTCTGGGAGCCCCTCCTCGGCGCCTACCGGATGGACGAGCGGTGA
- a CDS encoding MsnO8 family LLM class oxidoreductase, with the protein MPTAPALSILDRSRVRSGQDDAEALRATVRRARRVEALGADGFWVAEHHAVPGVVGPAPTVLLAAVAAATSRVRVGTAGVMLPNHRPFVVAEQVAVLAALHPGRVEVGVGRSLGFTAPVRRALGAHASADADERLAELLDWLHGRGPLTLRPRVPAPPVWLLATGEGLRTAARLGLPVVVGGRLLREADPVRRYRREHPAGRVSLLLDVVVARDEASARRELLPQAVALARARSRGEFGPLPTPDEAAAASLTDRERADVERHLADAVAGTAQEVRTKVQELLDRTGADELLLAATPYDEEVEARNDARLVEVVRDLRTAG; encoded by the coding sequence GTGCCGACCGCTCCTGCGCTGTCGATCCTGGACCGCTCGCGCGTCCGCTCCGGGCAGGACGACGCCGAGGCCCTGCGGGCCACCGTCCGCCGCGCACGGCGGGTCGAGGCGCTCGGCGCGGACGGGTTCTGGGTCGCCGAGCACCACGCCGTCCCCGGCGTCGTGGGCCCGGCGCCGACGGTGCTGCTGGCGGCCGTCGCCGCGGCCACGTCCCGCGTCCGGGTGGGCACCGCCGGGGTCATGCTGCCCAACCACCGCCCCTTCGTCGTGGCCGAGCAGGTCGCGGTCCTCGCGGCGCTGCACCCGGGCCGCGTGGAGGTCGGGGTGGGTCGCTCGCTGGGGTTCACCGCGCCGGTCCGGCGCGCGCTGGGCGCCCACGCGAGCGCCGACGCGGACGAGCGCCTCGCCGAACTGCTGGACTGGCTGCACGGCCGGGGGCCGCTCACCCTGCGCCCCCGCGTCCCGGCGCCGCCGGTGTGGCTGCTGGCCACGGGCGAGGGGCTGCGGACGGCGGCGCGGCTGGGGCTGCCCGTCGTCGTGGGCGGGCGGTTGCTGCGGGAGGCGGACCCGGTGCGGCGCTACCGCCGCGAGCACCCGGCGGGCCGGGTCAGCCTGCTCCTCGACGTCGTCGTCGCCCGCGACGAGGCGTCCGCGCGGCGGGAGCTCCTGCCGCAGGCGGTGGCGCTCGCCCGCGCGCGCAGCCGCGGCGAGTTCGGTCCGCTGCCCACCCCGGACGAGGCGGCCGCGGCGAGCCTCACCGACCGCGAGCGCGCCGACGTCGAGCGGCACCTCGCCGACGCCGTGGCCGGGACCGCGCAGGAGGTGCGCACGAAGGTCCAGGAGCTGCTGGACCGGACGGGCGCCGACGAGCTCCTCCTCGCCGCCACCCCGTACGACGAGGAGGTCGAGGCGCGCAACGACGCCCGGCTCGTGGAGGTGGTGCGGGACCTCAGAACTGCCGGTTGA
- a CDS encoding threonine/serine ThrE exporter family protein, whose amino-acid sequence MALRTGLSTARWRTRLAEIVAGDTPSVEPVVDGGLTQPEALDALDAVARMAEALLSAGASAADVTSLALRAAAGAGLRHTQVDINYTAVIVSTAGADRVPLTSARVVKVRASDYSRLGALYELAHEAGDGLPAEEINTRLKRLLSQRRPYRPWISAAGTVGLAAAVAVTIGGTWAVAVCAAFVTCVLQVVLSALNRRGLPAFFQQFAGAAIATAFALALLVAGPHLPDWVGRLPPSLVVGSGIVVLLAGLSLVGSAEDAISGFYVTAGARAFETVLLTTGLVLGIAAVLDLGQRAGIGLSLTFSSGESYPLAVQVAAGAVAAFTWAVSGYAGLRAVLLAGLAGATAVFAAGVATLLGTGPVAAAGLAALLVGLLAEGTAWRWGVPGLVVSVCGIVPLLPGLAIYRAIFSIVGGGTSAGLAQLVTAFGTALALAAGVTLGEFCSQPLRREFDRIEQRVRRRSLNRQF is encoded by the coding sequence GTGGCGTTGCGCACCGGACTCTCGACGGCACGGTGGCGGACCCGGCTGGCGGAGATCGTCGCCGGGGACACCCCCTCGGTCGAACCGGTCGTCGACGGGGGGCTGACCCAGCCCGAGGCCCTCGACGCCCTCGACGCCGTCGCGCGCATGGCCGAGGCCCTGCTGTCGGCAGGAGCCTCGGCGGCGGACGTCACCTCGCTGGCGCTGCGGGCCGCGGCCGGGGCGGGCCTGCGGCACACCCAGGTCGACATCAACTACACCGCCGTCATCGTCTCGACGGCCGGGGCCGACCGCGTGCCGCTGACCTCGGCGCGCGTCGTGAAGGTCCGCGCCAGCGACTACTCCCGCCTCGGGGCGCTGTACGAGCTGGCCCACGAGGCCGGTGACGGCCTGCCGGCCGAGGAGATCAACACGCGCCTGAAGCGGCTGCTCTCCCAGCGCCGTCCCTACCGGCCGTGGATCTCCGCGGCCGGGACGGTCGGGCTGGCGGCCGCCGTGGCCGTGACGATCGGCGGCACCTGGGCCGTCGCCGTCTGCGCCGCGTTCGTCACCTGCGTCCTGCAGGTCGTCCTGTCCGCGCTGAACCGCCGCGGGCTGCCCGCCTTCTTCCAGCAGTTCGCGGGCGCGGCCATCGCGACCGCGTTCGCGCTGGCCCTCCTCGTCGCCGGACCGCACCTGCCCGACTGGGTCGGCCGGCTGCCACCGTCCCTGGTCGTCGGGTCCGGGATCGTCGTCCTGCTCGCCGGGCTCTCGCTCGTCGGGTCCGCCGAGGACGCGATCAGCGGCTTCTACGTCACCGCCGGCGCCCGCGCCTTCGAGACGGTACTGCTGACGACGGGCCTCGTCCTCGGCATCGCCGCCGTCCTCGACCTCGGCCAGCGCGCCGGCATCGGCCTCAGCCTGACGTTCTCCAGCGGGGAGTCCTACCCCCTCGCCGTCCAGGTCGCCGCCGGCGCCGTCGCCGCCTTCACCTGGGCCGTGTCCGGGTACGCGGGGCTGCGCGCGGTCCTGCTCGCCGGGCTCGCCGGGGCCACCGCCGTCTTCGCCGCCGGGGTCGCGACCCTGCTGGGGACCGGTCCGGTCGCGGCCGCCGGCCTCGCGGCGCTGCTCGTCGGGCTCCTCGCCGAGGGCACGGCGTGGCGCTGGGGCGTCCCGGGCCTCGTCGTCTCCGTCTGCGGGATCGTCCCGCTGCTGCCCGGCCTGGCCATCTACCGCGCGATCTTCTCGATCGTCGGGGGCGGCACCTCCGCGGGGCTGGCCCAGCTCGTCACGGCCTTCGGCACGGCGCTCGCCCTCGCGGCCGGCGTCACGCTGGGGGAGTTCTGCTCCCAGCCGCTGCGGCGGGAGTTCGACCGCATCGAGCAGCGCGTGCGGCGGCGTTCGCTCAACCGGCAGTTCTGA